In Picosynechococcus sp. PCC 7002, the following are encoded in one genomic region:
- a CDS encoding BamA/TamA family outer membrane protein produces the protein MQKQQNLDYFSPQALALWAAIASLGVMSPAHAEPRSEGSHSDPLVPTATQVVVPALPVEDVAPTAAPASQTPAPQSENLAQSSTQAVTSPVAQAQEAPQDSNLPQLYAQQQGNPNAQQANPNEPRVLVAEIQINGVGDNVELEQRIIRAIETQAGRPTTVSQIRNDVNRVYATGLFANVVATPEDTPLGVRVTFDVVPNPVLTDIVVQALPLEGSQNITPPEVVDNIFSDRYGEIINLNDFQEGSNKLQQLQQWYQDNGYDLAKVIGIDEPSADGVVTLVVVEGVIEDIQVNFINADNESVDGKTRDFIITREMELKPGDVFRRDVAQRDLQRVFGLGLFEDVQLDFTTGTEDPTQAVLNLNVIEGNTGSIAAGGGISSASGFFGSVSYQQQNLGGNNQRLAAEFQLGQRDALFDLSFTDPWIAGDPYRTSYSVNAFRRRSISLIFDGGENDVDLQDSGDRPRINRIGGGVTFSRPLSKDVFGPSEWRASLGFDYNRVRITNADGDTEFIDEAGNQLSFSDNGIDDIFALSLNVVRDKRTSFDGATRGSITRFGTDQTIPIGSGSILFNRLRASHSIYMDSPIKLPSFGSEEKPHTLAFNIQGGAIIGDLPPYEAFSLGGSNSVRGFEEGDLGSGRNYIQATAEYRFPIFSAVGGALFADYATDLGSGDDVPGDPAGTRGKPGNGFGYGIGVRVNSPLGPIRVDYGLNDQGDSRIHFGIGERF, from the coding sequence GTGCAGAAACAACAAAATTTAGACTATTTTTCCCCCCAGGCCCTCGCACTTTGGGCGGCGATCGCCTCTTTGGGTGTGATGTCTCCGGCCCATGCCGAACCCCGATCAGAAGGGAGTCACTCCGATCCCCTGGTGCCAACGGCGACCCAAGTTGTTGTGCCAGCTCTGCCCGTAGAGGATGTAGCCCCCACAGCAGCACCAGCTTCCCAGACGCCAGCGCCCCAGTCCGAAAACCTGGCCCAATCATCAACCCAAGCTGTTACCTCTCCCGTTGCTCAGGCTCAAGAAGCTCCCCAAGATAGTAATCTGCCGCAACTCTACGCCCAGCAGCAGGGAAATCCTAATGCCCAGCAAGCCAACCCCAACGAGCCTAGGGTATTGGTCGCAGAAATTCAGATTAATGGTGTGGGCGACAACGTCGAACTGGAACAAAGAATTATCCGGGCCATTGAAACCCAAGCCGGGCGGCCGACGACGGTTTCACAAATCCGTAATGACGTGAACCGTGTTTATGCGACAGGTTTGTTTGCCAATGTAGTCGCCACCCCGGAAGATACACCCCTTGGGGTACGGGTGACATTTGACGTGGTGCCCAACCCCGTTTTGACCGATATCGTCGTGCAGGCATTGCCCCTAGAAGGCAGTCAAAATATTACCCCTCCCGAAGTTGTCGATAATATTTTTAGCGATCGCTATGGCGAAATTATCAACCTCAACGATTTCCAAGAGGGCAGTAATAAGCTGCAACAACTCCAGCAGTGGTACCAAGACAATGGCTACGATTTAGCGAAAGTGATCGGTATTGATGAACCCAGTGCCGATGGGGTTGTGACCCTCGTCGTCGTTGAAGGGGTGATCGAAGATATTCAGGTCAATTTCATTAATGCTGACAATGAATCCGTTGATGGCAAGACCCGAGACTTTATCATCACGCGGGAAATGGAACTCAAGCCAGGAGACGTTTTCCGGCGGGATGTCGCCCAACGGGATCTCCAGCGGGTGTTTGGTCTGGGGTTATTTGAAGATGTCCAGTTAGATTTCACCACAGGCACCGAAGATCCGACCCAGGCTGTCCTCAATCTAAATGTCATTGAAGGAAATACAGGCTCCATCGCTGCGGGTGGGGGGATTAGCTCCGCCAGCGGTTTCTTTGGGAGTGTGAGCTACCAACAACAAAACCTGGGCGGCAATAACCAGCGTCTGGCAGCCGAATTCCAATTAGGACAACGGGATGCTCTGTTCGACCTATCCTTTACGGATCCTTGGATTGCCGGCGATCCTTACCGGACGTCCTATTCGGTCAATGCCTTCCGCCGTCGTTCTATCTCACTGATCTTTGATGGTGGGGAAAATGATGTTGATCTGCAAGACAGCGGCGATCGCCCCCGAATTAACCGGATTGGCGGTGGGGTGACCTTTAGCCGTCCTTTATCGAAGGATGTTTTTGGCCCCTCTGAATGGCGCGCCTCCCTCGGCTTCGACTACAATCGCGTCCGGATTACCAATGCCGATGGTGATACAGAGTTTATCGACGAAGCTGGGAACCAACTCAGTTTCTCTGACAATGGTATTGACGATATCTTTGCTCTGAGTCTAAATGTGGTGCGCGATAAACGCACGAGCTTCGATGGGGCAACCCGCGGCTCCATTACCCGTTTCGGCACCGACCAGACCATTCCCATTGGTAGCGGCAGTATTCTCTTTAACCGACTCCGGGCCAGCCACAGTATCTATATGGATTCACCGATTAAACTCCCCAGTTTTGGCAGTGAAGAGAAACCCCACACTTTGGCCTTCAATATCCAAGGGGGCGCAATTATCGGGGATTTACCCCCCTACGAAGCCTTCTCTCTTGGGGGGAGTAACTCGGTTCGGGGCTTTGAAGAAGGAGACCTCGGCAGTGGCCGTAACTACATCCAAGCGACAGCAGAATATCGCTTCCCCATTTTCTCGGCGGTGGGTGGCGCGCTATTTGCGGACTATGCCACAGACCTCGGTTCCGGGGATGATGTGCCTGGAGATCCGGCGGGGACCCGTGGTAAGCCCGGTAATGGTTTCGGCTATGGTATCGGTGTGCGGGTGAATTCTCCCCTGGGGCCAATCCGGGTGGATTATGGGCTTAACGACCAAGGGGACAGTCGTATTCACTTTGGTATTGGTGAGCGTTTCTAA
- the lpxC gene encoding UDP-3-O-acyl-N-acetylglucosamine deacetylase yields MVKTLKTTVECSGVGLHSGQRVTLRLVPGDRHQGRYFVRTDLPGQPQIPARIEAVDQTLLSTELAVGEAKVRTTEHLLAALVGLGIDVVRLEIDGPELPLLDGSAAQWVEAIAKAGTQTLTDEAIAVPVVAEPVWLREDDAFVVALPSLELRFTYGIDFTYKPIGNQWHSWSPAAEPFAQAIAPARTFGFADQIEQLKKAGLIQGGSLDNALVCDQEKWLNPPLRFDNEPARHKLLDLIGDLSLLGTIPTAHYLAYKASHKLHTQLAKTLQAMLF; encoded by the coding sequence ATGGTTAAAACGTTAAAAACAACCGTTGAATGTTCTGGGGTGGGTCTCCATTCGGGGCAACGGGTCACCCTAAGGCTCGTGCCTGGCGATCGCCACCAGGGTCGTTATTTTGTGCGTACAGATTTACCAGGGCAACCCCAGATCCCGGCCCGCATTGAGGCCGTCGATCAAACCCTTTTGTCTACGGAATTGGCAGTGGGTGAGGCCAAGGTCAGAACCACAGAGCATTTGTTAGCGGCATTGGTGGGTCTTGGGATCGATGTTGTGCGCCTCGAAATAGATGGGCCGGAGTTACCCCTGTTGGATGGCTCGGCAGCGCAGTGGGTAGAGGCGATCGCCAAGGCAGGCACCCAGACCCTCACAGATGAGGCGATCGCCGTTCCCGTGGTCGCAGAACCCGTTTGGCTCCGGGAAGATGACGCGTTTGTGGTGGCCTTACCCTCACTGGAACTGCGGTTTACCTATGGCATCGATTTTACCTACAAGCCCATTGGCAACCAGTGGCACAGTTGGAGCCCCGCAGCAGAGCCCTTTGCCCAGGCGATCGCCCCGGCCCGGACGTTTGGCTTTGCCGATCAAATTGAGCAATTGAAAAAAGCTGGTTTAATTCAGGGAGGCAGTCTTGATAATGCCCTCGTTTGCGATCAAGAAAAATGGCTCAATCCGCCGCTTCGGTTTGACAATGAGCCGGCTCGCCACAAATTACTTGATTTAATCGGGGATTTGAGTTTGCTGGGCACAATTCCCACGGCCCATTACCTGGCCTATAAAGCAAGCCATAAACTCCATACCCAGCTTGCCAAAACCTTACAGGCAATGCTTTTCTAA
- a CDS encoding peroxiredoxin translates to MSLRLGDVAPNFTQDSTIGEINFYDWAGDSWVVLFSHPADFTPVCTTELGEVARLKGEFEKRNAKVIALSVDDTASHNGWVGDIDETQGCAVNYPILSDADQKVATLYNMIHPNANPKVTVRTVFVIDTERKVRLTITYPPSTGRNFQEILRVLDSLQLTDNYSVATPVNWQDGEDVVVSPAISTEDAKVKFPKGVKEIKPYLRMTPQPNK, encoded by the coding sequence ATGTCTCTCCGGTTAGGCGATGTGGCCCCCAACTTTACCCAAGATTCCACCATTGGGGAAATTAATTTTTACGATTGGGCCGGCGACAGTTGGGTTGTTTTGTTTTCTCACCCCGCTGACTTTACCCCCGTGTGCACCACCGAATTGGGCGAAGTGGCTCGGTTAAAGGGAGAGTTTGAAAAGCGCAATGCTAAGGTAATTGCCCTCAGCGTTGATGACACGGCCTCCCACAATGGCTGGGTGGGTGATATCGACGAAACCCAGGGATGTGCTGTCAATTACCCGATTTTGTCCGACGCAGATCAGAAGGTCGCTACCCTCTACAATATGATCCACCCCAATGCCAACCCGAAGGTGACAGTGCGGACAGTCTTTGTCATTGATACTGAGCGGAAGGTACGTTTAACCATTACCTATCCCCCCAGCACCGGCCGGAATTTCCAAGAAATTTTGCGGGTTTTGGATTCGTTGCAACTCACAGACAACTACAGCGTGGCGACTCCCGTTAACTGGCAGGATGGTGAAGATGTCGTGGTTTCTCCGGCAATCTCCACTGAGGATGCGAAGGTCAAGTTTCCAAAGGGCGTTAAGGAAATCAAGCCCTATCTCCGTATGACCCCCCAACCGAATAAGTAG
- the psbU gene encoding photosystem II complex extrinsic protein PsbU has product MSRVVSALMGLVLMFGCAFFSVQPQAQALDLSNGFVSAAVLGERVNPADKVLESEYGKKIDLNNASVRLFRELRGFYPTLAKRIIENAPYDSVEDVLNIPDLSEKQLARLEENLERFTVTPPADVFIDGDQRLNTGDY; this is encoded by the coding sequence ATGAGTAGAGTTGTGAGTGCATTAATGGGGCTCGTCCTCATGTTCGGTTGCGCGTTCTTTAGCGTTCAGCCCCAAGCCCAAGCCCTCGATTTAAGCAATGGCTTTGTTTCTGCAGCCGTGCTCGGTGAGCGTGTTAATCCCGCTGACAAGGTGCTTGAGTCAGAATACGGCAAGAAAATCGACCTAAACAACGCCAGCGTCCGTCTTTTCCGCGAGCTCCGTGGATTTTATCCCACATTGGCTAAACGCATCATCGAAAATGCCCCCTATGACAGTGTTGAAGATGTATTGAATATCCCCGACCTCAGCGAGAAGCAACTGGCACGGTTAGAGGAAAATTTGGAGCGTTTCACTGTAACACCGCCTGCTGATGTGTTTATTGATGGTGACCAACGTCTGAACACCGGTGACTATTAA
- the rpe gene encoding ribulose-phosphate 3-epimerase — protein sequence MTDKKIVVSPSILSADFSRLGEEIKAVDEAGADWIHVDVMDGRFVPNITIGPLIVEAIRPYTKKPLDVHLMIVEPEKYVANFAKAGADIISVHAEHNASPHLHRTLCQIRELGKKSGVVLNPSTPLDIIEHVLDVCDLILIMSVNPGFGGQSFIPSMVNKIEKLRAMCDERGLDPWIEVDGGIKPANAWQVIDAGANAIVAGSAVFKAPSYAEAIEGIRNSKKSEAVAA from the coding sequence ATGACTGACAAGAAAATTGTAGTTTCCCCGTCCATTCTTTCAGCGGACTTTAGCCGCCTTGGTGAAGAAATTAAAGCAGTCGATGAGGCTGGCGCTGATTGGATCCACGTCGATGTCATGGATGGTCGTTTTGTCCCGAATATCACCATTGGGCCGTTAATCGTCGAAGCCATTCGTCCCTACACCAAAAAGCCTTTGGATGTGCATTTGATGATCGTTGAGCCAGAAAAATACGTGGCAAATTTTGCTAAAGCTGGCGCTGACATTATCTCCGTCCACGCAGAACACAATGCGTCTCCCCACCTCCATCGCACCCTCTGCCAGATTCGTGAACTGGGTAAAAAATCTGGGGTTGTGCTGAATCCTTCTACGCCCCTTGACATCATTGAGCACGTCCTTGATGTTTGTGACCTGATTTTGATCATGAGCGTAAACCCTGGGTTCGGCGGCCAAAGCTTCATTCCTTCGATGGTGAACAAAATCGAAAAACTCCGGGCCATGTGTGATGAGCGCGGCCTGGATCCTTGGATTGAAGTCGATGGTGGGATCAAGCCTGCTAATGCGTGGCAAGTGATTGATGCGGGTGCGAATGCGATTGTTGCAGGTTCTGCTGTTTTCAAGGCCCCCAGTTATGCTGAGGCGATTGAAGGGATTCGTAACAGCAAAAAATCAGAAGCGGTTGCGGCCTAG